The segment CAACGCGGGCGGGCTGTCCGAGGGACTGTTCGAGAGCGAGCTGTTCGGCCACGTCAAGGGCGCCTTCACGGACGCCAAGGCCGACCGCGTCGGCCGCTTCGAGCTGGCGGACGGCGGCACGCTGTTCCTGGACGAGGTGGGCGACATGAGCCTGGCCGCGCAGGCCAAGGTGCTGCGCGCGCTGCAGGAAGGCGTCATCACCCGCGTCGGCGGCGAGCGCTCGATCCGCGTGGACGTGCGCGTCATTGCCGCGACCAACAAAGATCTCGAGCGCGAGATCGAGGCTGGCCGCTTCCGCGGCGACCTCTTCTTCCGCCTGAACGTCGTGCCCGTGCACGTGCCGCCGCTGCGCGAACGGCGCGAGGACATCCCCATGCTGGTCCGCTACTTCGTCGAGAGCGCGATCCAGGAGCAGCGGCTGCCGCCCCGGCGAGTGACAGCCGAGGCCGTGCAGCAACTGGCCCGCATGGATTGGGCGGGCAACGTTCGCGAGCTACGCAACACCGTCGAGCGACTGCTGATCCTGGCCCGCGGGCCAGAGATCGCCGCCGCCGAGGTCGAGCGGCTGGTCGTGGGCGCCGCAGCGCCCGGTGCGGCAGCGGCCGATCTGCTGGCCGCACCGACCTTCGCCGCCTTCAAGGAGCGGGCAGAACGCGCCTACCTGCTGGTCAA is part of the Gemmatimonadota bacterium genome and harbors:
- a CDS encoding sigma-54-dependent Fis family transcriptional regulator; this translates as NAGGLSEGLFESELFGHVKGAFTDAKADRVGRFELADGGTLFLDEVGDMSLAAQAKVLRALQEGVITRVGGERSIRVDVRVIAATNKDLEREIEAGRFRGDLFFRLNVVPVHVPPLRERREDIPMLVRYFVESAIQEQRLPPRRVTAEAVQQLARMDWAGNVRELRNTVERLLILARGPEIAAAEVERLVVGAAAPGAAAADLLAAPTFAAFKERAERAYLLVKLREHDWNVSETARVVRMPRSNLYKKIEKYRLMREEL